One Bacillus sp. FJAT-52991 genomic region harbors:
- a CDS encoding DHA2 family efflux MFS transporter permease subunit, translating to MIAILFVGAFVSLLNETLLNVALPSIMKEFNASASAVQWLSTGYMLVNGILIPASAFFIQKFTNRKLFIFAMTLFTAGTLLASLAPSLNVLLLARMIQASGSAMMMPLLMNVMLVSFPIERRGAAMGIFGLVMITAPAIGPTLSGWLIEHYSWRTLFDVVLPFAAITLLLAFFKLKNITPQRPIKLDILSLVLSSIGFGGLLYGFSSAGEKGWDSLLVYGPIIVGVLSLILFITRQLRLDEPLLEFRIYRYPMFALSSAISVVISMAMFSAMLLMPIYVQTLRGISPLHSGLLMLPGALVMGIMSPITGKLFDKFGARMLAVTGLSITILTTYMFSQLTLETSYGYLMMIYTLRMFGMSMVMMPVMTNGLNQLPPNMNPHGTAMNNTLQQVSGAVGSALLVTIMQNKTESEAKRLAEEAMQNLSSTVQPNAAQLSEMKTQLMNEAILHGINFSFSISVGIATVALILSLFLKRSQPAQEATRQQ from the coding sequence ATGATCGCTATTTTATTTGTCGGTGCTTTCGTATCATTATTGAACGAAACATTGTTAAATGTTGCACTCCCATCGATTATGAAAGAATTTAATGCATCTGCCTCAGCTGTTCAATGGCTGTCTACAGGTTATATGCTCGTCAACGGAATATTAATTCCTGCCAGTGCTTTTTTTATCCAAAAATTCACTAATAGAAAATTGTTTATTTTTGCGATGACTCTTTTTACAGCCGGAACTTTACTTGCGAGTCTTGCACCGTCACTTAACGTACTGCTGCTAGCACGGATGATTCAAGCATCAGGATCCGCGATGATGATGCCTCTACTTATGAACGTGATGCTCGTTAGTTTCCCTATTGAACGCCGCGGAGCCGCTATGGGAATCTTCGGGCTTGTAATGATCACAGCTCCTGCCATTGGCCCTACTTTGTCAGGCTGGCTGATTGAACACTATTCTTGGCGTACTTTATTTGATGTCGTTCTCCCATTTGCTGCGATCACATTATTGCTCGCATTTTTCAAACTAAAAAATATTACTCCACAACGCCCAATCAAACTCGATATTTTATCCCTTGTATTATCAAGTATTGGTTTTGGTGGATTATTGTACGGATTCAGTTCAGCTGGAGAAAAAGGTTGGGATTCCCTACTTGTTTATGGTCCCATTATAGTCGGAGTCCTTTCACTTATTTTATTCATTACTCGACAACTTCGCCTAGATGAGCCACTTTTGGAGTTTCGTATTTATCGTTACCCAATGTTCGCACTATCTTCTGCGATCTCTGTGGTCATTTCGATGGCCATGTTTTCTGCCATGCTGTTAATGCCTATATATGTTCAAACGTTGCGAGGAATTTCCCCGCTTCACTCAGGACTATTAATGTTGCCAGGGGCTCTCGTGATGGGAATTATGTCCCCGATTACAGGTAAATTATTTGATAAGTTTGGTGCACGTATGTTGGCAGTCACAGGCCTATCGATCACAATATTAACGACCTATATGTTTAGTCAGCTGACACTCGAAACGTCATATGGCTATTTAATGATGATTTATACACTTCGCATGTTTGGTATGTCAATGGTGATGATGCCCGTTATGACAAACGGACTGAATCAATTACCTCCTAACATGAACCCGCATGGAACAGCCATGAACAATACACTACAGCAAGTATCCGGTGCTGTCGGATCGGCTCTTCTTGTGACCATCATGCAAAATAAAACGGAATCCGAAGCGAAACGGTTAGCTGAAGAAGCGATGCAAAATCTTTCCTCTACTGTGCAGCCAAACGCCGCTCAATTAAGTGAAATGAAAACACAGCTGATGAACGAAGCAATTCTTCATGGCATTAATTTTTCTTTTTCGATTTCGGTTGGTATCGCTACAGTTGCGCTTATTCTCTCACTTTTCCTGAAACGTTCCCAGCCAGCACAGGAAGCAACTAGGCAACAATAG
- a CDS encoding TetR/AcrR family transcriptional regulator, whose protein sequence is MMDRKRQVIEVAHVLFIEKGYLATSIQDILDKSKISKGTFYNYFSSKKELLMTIFEMIKNETKKRRVDILAGRSTSDKEAFIEQIAVKMKVNQENNLFALFQGVFASEDEELKKIVKSYHYEEIEWLQKRMLELYGEDILPYSLDLAVGLFGMIQNYIHFFLMVDQGMDIDKVIRYSMRRLETNVVEIQQDDDKLLEVDLLNKQFSETSLLKANKKCLIIQKISMMLKDADEEQSELLLFVQNEFSQQEPRRAVVEAILAAIANRSELQSYIQDYFEITHVD, encoded by the coding sequence ATGATGGATCGGAAACGCCAAGTCATCGAAGTGGCACATGTCCTTTTCATTGAAAAAGGATACTTGGCGACGTCCATTCAAGATATTTTAGATAAAAGTAAAATTTCCAAAGGGACGTTTTATAATTACTTTTCATCCAAGAAAGAATTATTAATGACAATATTCGAAATGATCAAGAACGAAACGAAGAAACGTCGTGTAGATATACTTGCGGGACGATCGACTTCAGATAAGGAAGCATTTATTGAGCAGATTGCTGTCAAAATGAAAGTGAATCAAGAAAATAATTTATTTGCTCTTTTCCAAGGAGTGTTTGCTTCAGAGGATGAGGAATTAAAAAAAATAGTCAAAAGCTATCATTATGAAGAAATAGAATGGCTACAAAAGCGAATGCTGGAGTTATATGGAGAGGATATTCTGCCCTACTCACTAGACCTAGCTGTCGGGCTGTTTGGTATGATACAAAACTATATCCATTTCTTTCTCATGGTCGATCAAGGAATGGATATTGATAAGGTCATTAGATACTCCATGCGTCGTTTAGAGACGAATGTTGTAGAAATACAACAAGATGACGATAAATTACTTGAAGTAGACCTACTGAACAAGCAGTTTTCAGAAACAAGTTTGTTAAAAGCAAATAAGAAATGTCTCATCATCCAGAAAATTAGTATGATGTTAAAAGATGCCGATGAGGAACAGAGCGAATTGCTGCTTTTCGTGCAAAATGAGTTCAGTCAACAAGAACCTCGACGAGCAGTGGTTGAGGCCATTTTAGCGGCTATCGCTAATCGTTCAGAACTTCAAAGTTACATACAAGATTATTTTGAGATCACGCATGTTGATTAA
- a CDS encoding amino acid permease yields MSSRENQTHELKRSMKARHLFMISLGGCIGTGFFLGSGYTIHEAGPTGAILSYLVGGLIMYLTMLCLGELSVAMPVSGSFQTYTTRFIGPATGFSIGWLYWLGWAVTVALEFLAAGQLMQRWFPDSPVWMWCAIFASLLFLLNALSTKAFAEAEFLFSSIKVIAIIMFIAVGGAAMFGFIDMKGGQEAPFLSRFYEEGLFPNGITALLITMITVNFSFQGTELIGIAAGESENPDKTIPKSIRQTVWRTLFFFVLSVFVLAGMIPMEKAGVVESPFVVVLDSIGIPYAADIMNFVILTALLSVANSGLYAATRMLYSLSVEKMASPALGKINKRGVPMNALLITMAIAGLSLLSSVAAAETVFVWLLSLAGLGAQIGWIAITASLLAFRRAYIRQGGKVEDLKFKVPLYPVLPIIALLANCIVMASLAFDPAQRTALYCGGAFFIGCYIVYHFKIKKNQTANVTEQEVHLQLDKKIMLK; encoded by the coding sequence ATGTCATCAAGAGAAAATCAAACACATGAGTTAAAACGAAGCATGAAGGCAAGGCACTTGTTTATGATTTCTTTGGGAGGATGCATTGGTACAGGATTTTTTCTTGGTTCAGGCTACACGATTCATGAAGCTGGACCGACCGGTGCTATTCTTTCTTATTTAGTAGGCGGGTTGATTATGTATTTAACGATGCTTTGCCTTGGTGAATTGTCTGTTGCTATGCCGGTTTCCGGTTCTTTTCAAACATATACAACAAGATTTATCGGTCCTGCGACAGGCTTTTCTATTGGCTGGCTTTACTGGCTAGGCTGGGCAGTAACGGTTGCATTGGAGTTTTTAGCAGCTGGTCAGCTGATGCAGCGGTGGTTCCCTGATTCACCGGTTTGGATGTGGTGTGCAATTTTTGCTTCTCTGCTCTTTTTATTGAATGCGCTCTCAACAAAAGCATTCGCTGAAGCAGAATTTCTATTTTCAAGCATTAAAGTGATAGCGATCATTATGTTTATTGCAGTTGGCGGTGCTGCCATGTTCGGCTTTATCGATATGAAAGGCGGACAAGAAGCGCCATTTCTTTCCCGATTCTACGAAGAGGGACTGTTCCCTAATGGAATAACAGCCCTGCTGATTACGATGATTACCGTGAATTTTTCCTTCCAAGGTACAGAGTTAATTGGTATTGCGGCTGGGGAAAGTGAAAATCCGGACAAAACGATTCCTAAATCGATCAGACAAACGGTTTGGAGAACACTTTTCTTCTTCGTTCTATCTGTGTTTGTGCTTGCAGGAATGATTCCTATGGAGAAGGCGGGAGTCGTTGAAAGTCCGTTCGTTGTGGTGCTCGACAGTATTGGAATCCCTTATGCAGCGGATATTATGAATTTCGTTATTCTGACGGCTTTGTTGTCAGTGGCCAACTCTGGATTGTATGCTGCGACACGCATGCTGTATTCTCTTTCAGTAGAAAAGATGGCGAGCCCTGCGTTAGGAAAGATAAACAAACGAGGGGTGCCGATGAATGCCTTGCTCATTACAATGGCGATTGCAGGACTGTCTCTTCTTTCAAGTGTAGCAGCCGCAGAAACTGTGTTTGTTTGGCTTCTTTCACTTGCAGGACTAGGGGCCCAAATTGGCTGGATTGCTATTACAGCTTCCTTGCTTGCTTTTAGAAGAGCTTATATCCGTCAAGGCGGGAAAGTAGAAGATCTAAAGTTTAAAGTTCCTCTTTACCCTGTACTGCCAATTATTGCTTTATTGGCTAATTGTATCGTTATGGCTAGTTTGGCGTTTGACCCCGCTCAGCGTACAGCACTCTACTGCGGCGGAGCATTCTTTATTGGGTGTTATATTGTTTATCATTTTAAAATCAAGAAAAATCAAACGGCCAATGTCACTGAACAAGAAGTTCATCTACAATTAGACAAAAAAATCATGCTGAAATAA
- a CDS encoding IclR family transcriptional regulator codes for MNKTVLKSMEIIQLFFDEEQQTLQEIVEKTNLPKTSAYRMAESLYELGFLQKSDEGAYKLGLLFLQLGHLVSERLEIRKVALPIMNELKKETGEAVNLIIREKEEAIYIEKVDTTEHVRVYTQIGRRAPLYAGACPRILLTFLPDKEREEFINRAMIKKYADGTIVDKDTLRQMLAESREKEYSISHSELENYSSAVAAPIFDHMGKVIAGISLVGPEVRFQDEAHVESLIIRLKQSAEEISKHMGWKGE; via the coding sequence GTGAATAAAACAGTTTTAAAATCGATGGAGATTATTCAATTATTCTTTGATGAGGAACAACAAACTTTGCAGGAAATTGTCGAAAAAACAAACTTGCCAAAAACATCTGCGTATCGAATGGCAGAGTCACTATATGAACTGGGATTTTTGCAAAAAAGTGATGAAGGCGCTTACAAATTAGGGCTTCTCTTTTTACAGCTGGGACATCTCGTGTCGGAACGGTTAGAAATTAGAAAAGTGGCGCTTCCGATTATGAATGAATTAAAAAAAGAGACAGGTGAAGCTGTCAATTTAATTATTAGAGAAAAGGAAGAAGCGATTTATATAGAAAAGGTTGATACGACAGAACATGTACGAGTATATACACAAATTGGACGACGTGCCCCTCTATATGCTGGAGCATGCCCTCGAATTTTGCTTACTTTTTTACCAGATAAGGAACGAGAAGAATTCATAAACCGAGCGATGATAAAAAAATATGCAGATGGAACAATCGTGGATAAAGATACGCTTCGACAAATGTTAGCAGAAAGTAGAGAAAAGGAGTATTCGATTAGCCATTCTGAACTTGAAAACTACTCTTCAGCGGTTGCAGCACCCATTTTTGATCATATGGGGAAAGTGATTGCAGGGATTAGTCTTGTAGGACCTGAAGTGCGTTTTCAAGATGAAGCTCATGTCGAATCTTTAATTATTAGATTAAAACAATCAGCAGAAGAAATATCTAAACATATGGGTTGGAAAGGGGAGTAG
- the pxpB gene encoding 5-oxoprolinase subunit PxpB — MKEQIIPLGDRAVTVRLGDEISMDVHRKVRAFTRHLEIEKWQGVEEWVPSFAAITIYYDPLQINLQKLTELILEDIEKIAHEQEGEPRLLHIPVLYGGESGSDLKEVAAFHQLDVEEVIRLHTEPEYIVYMIGFAPGFPYIGGLSKQLYTPRKETPDLHIPAGSVAIGGQQTGVYPIQSPGGWHVIGRTPWDLFNPKHQPPSLLHAGDKIKFVAIDERQFEEERGNTPWQC; from the coding sequence ATGAAAGAACAGATTATTCCGCTCGGTGATCGAGCTGTAACGGTTCGACTTGGCGATGAGATTAGTATGGATGTTCATCGAAAAGTTCGTGCCTTTACTAGACATTTAGAGATAGAGAAATGGCAAGGGGTAGAAGAGTGGGTGCCGTCGTTCGCTGCGATCACGATTTATTATGATCCTCTACAAATAAATTTGCAAAAATTAACGGAATTAATACTAGAAGACATTGAAAAAATTGCACATGAACAAGAGGGAGAGCCACGCTTACTGCATATCCCGGTTTTATACGGAGGAGAAAGTGGTTCAGATCTTAAAGAAGTAGCGGCCTTTCATCAGCTTGATGTGGAAGAAGTCATTCGTCTTCATACGGAACCGGAATATATTGTATACATGATCGGATTCGCTCCTGGATTCCCCTATATTGGAGGTTTATCCAAGCAGCTGTATACTCCGAGAAAAGAAACACCTGATTTACATATTCCTGCTGGTTCCGTCGCCATTGGAGGTCAGCAAACAGGGGTTTATCCTATTCAATCTCCTGGTGGATGGCATGTCATCGGTCGGACGCCGTGGGATTTATTTAATCCAAAACATCAGCCGCCAAGTTTACTCCATGCGGGTGACAAAATTAAATTTGTTGCTATTGATGAACGTCAATTTGAGGAAGAGAGGGGGAATACACCATGGCAATGCTGA
- a CDS encoding biotin-dependent carboxyltransferase family protein, which translates to MAMLITRPGFFTTVQDRGRTGNRQYGVIVSGAMDDLSLRLGNWLVGNECGAGALEMTMTGASVQFDQPVFVAFTGAEASIECQGKPVPMWRPVYVPAGSEVHVRKFIQGSRVSLSVAGGIDVPKVLGSRSTYARGQFGGFEGRSLKKGDNLPIGRPNETVQAVIDGIPKAAARVLATNWGISSSVYQFLKNTRFRCIAGSEYRCFTDASQQDFWGKPYKITPESDRMGFRLDGARLQMNKSKEMISEAVAIGTIQVPSSGQPIILMADRQTTGGYPKVANVTTVDLPSLAQKIPGTEVYFEYVTLEESQQLYIQREHELQMIRSAIQLKWRKEREQ; encoded by the coding sequence ATGGCAATGCTGATTACTCGTCCTGGTTTTTTTACCACTGTTCAAGACCGTGGTCGAACAGGTAACAGACAGTATGGCGTGATTGTGTCCGGAGCGATGGATGATTTATCGCTTCGTCTCGGTAATTGGTTAGTTGGTAATGAATGTGGAGCTGGTGCGTTGGAGATGACTATGACAGGAGCGAGCGTCCAGTTTGATCAACCTGTCTTTGTTGCTTTCACCGGAGCAGAAGCGAGCATTGAATGCCAAGGGAAGCCAGTTCCGATGTGGCGTCCTGTGTATGTACCCGCAGGAAGCGAGGTGCATGTGAGGAAATTTATCCAAGGAAGCCGTGTCTCTTTGTCCGTTGCTGGGGGAATAGATGTACCTAAAGTGTTAGGCAGCCGATCAACTTATGCTCGGGGTCAATTCGGCGGTTTTGAAGGTCGATCCTTGAAAAAAGGGGACAACCTTCCGATTGGTCGCCCGAATGAAACGGTTCAGGCAGTGATTGATGGCATCCCTAAAGCTGCTGCTCGTGTATTAGCGACTAATTGGGGGATTTCTTCATCCGTTTATCAATTTTTAAAAAATACTCGTTTTCGTTGTATAGCAGGAAGTGAGTATCGTTGTTTTACTGATGCCTCACAACAAGACTTCTGGGGAAAACCTTATAAGATTACACCAGAATCTGATCGAATGGGCTTTCGTCTAGATGGTGCTCGTTTGCAAATGAACAAATCAAAAGAGATGATTTCTGAAGCAGTAGCGATTGGGACGATTCAAGTTCCTTCATCAGGTCAACCGATCATTTTAATGGCAGATCGGCAAACGACGGGGGGATACCCGAAAGTGGCGAATGTGACAACTGTCGATCTTCCTAGTCTTGCTCAAAAAATTCCTGGAACAGAGGTGTACTTTGAGTATGTAACACTAGAAGAATCTCAACAATTATACATTCAAAGAGAACATGAATTACAAATGATTCGATCAGCTATTCAGTTGAAATGGAGAAAGGAGAGGGAACAATGA
- the pxpA gene encoding 5-oxoprolinase subunit PxpA yields MKVDINCDLGESFGAYRMGADEEIMPFITSANIACGFHAGDPVVMRRTVKLALKHGVAIGAHPGFPDLVGFGRRPMELSAEEAYTSVLYQLGALSAFVQAEGGKLHHVKPHGALYNMAAKDKQLAEAIVKAIVDFDSSLVLYGLSGSELIQAGEEAGLKVAEEVFVDRTYQADGSLTSRRDPKAFIATDQEAVQQAIHMVQKGEVQAVTGETVAIQADTICIHGDGPHALTFASYIRKELESKEIIIQTIK; encoded by the coding sequence ATGAAAGTAGATATTAATTGCGACTTAGGAGAAAGCTTTGGTGCTTATCGAATGGGTGCAGACGAAGAGATTATGCCTTTTATCACGTCTGCCAATATTGCTTGCGGTTTTCACGCAGGAGACCCTGTTGTTATGCGCCGAACAGTAAAACTGGCATTAAAGCATGGGGTAGCTATTGGAGCTCACCCTGGATTTCCTGATCTTGTTGGATTTGGACGCCGGCCAATGGAGCTTTCTGCTGAAGAAGCATACACGTCTGTTTTATACCAACTGGGTGCTTTATCAGCCTTTGTCCAAGCGGAAGGCGGAAAACTTCATCATGTAAAGCCGCACGGAGCTCTTTATAATATGGCAGCAAAAGACAAGCAGCTAGCTGAAGCGATTGTCAAAGCAATTGTTGATTTTGATTCTTCGCTTGTATTATACGGCTTGTCAGGAAGTGAATTGATTCAAGCGGGTGAGGAAGCTGGATTAAAGGTAGCTGAAGAAGTATTTGTTGACCGCACGTATCAAGCAGATGGATCATTAACGAGCAGACGAGATCCCAAAGCCTTTATTGCCACGGATCAAGAAGCAGTTCAACAAGCCATTCATATGGTTCAAAAGGGGGAAGTGCAGGCGGTCACTGGGGAAACAGTTGCTATTCAGGCAGACACCATTTGTATTCATGGAGATGGTCCTCATGCCCTCACTTTTGCAAGCTATATTCGTAAAGAACTTGAAAGTAAAGAAATCATTATTCAAACAATCAAATAG